A segment of the Bacillus pseudomycoides genome:
TATTGCTGGAAGTTCCACCATGTCCTCCTTGATGCAACCACATTTTACGCGGAACATTATTTTCTCCAAGCGCTTCCCACCACTCTGAAAACTGTTTTGTCTTTACATTCCAATCGTTTAGACCATGTACAACAAATACACTCGCCTTTACATTTTTAGCATCCTTCACGTAGTTACGTTTGTCCCAAAAATCATTATAATCTCCTGTTTTTCGGTCCTGCCCATCAGTAAGCTCTTTAATGATTTTTTGACAAATTTCAGGATTCTCTCGCGTTAATACTGCTTCAGCCATATTATCTGTATCTTCGCCTTGGTAACCACCTGGTGCGATAACTGCTCCATTTGCACGATAATAATCATACCAGCTGCTAATTGCCGCAATCGGAATAATTGTTTTCAACCCTTCAACTCCTGTTGTTGCTACTGCATTCGGCAATGTGCCATTATAGGAAGCACCTGTCATCCCGACATTTCCTGTAGACCAATCCGACTTGATTTCCTTACCATCTTCCGTGTATGCTTTTGCTCTTCCATTGGCCCAATCAATGACAGATTTTGTACCAAGAATTTCTTGTTCGTCACCAGTTGTTGGGCATCCGTCTGATTTTCCAGTACCAATGCTTTCTCCTAAAATAACGGCATATCCACGAGGAACATAGTAATTTCCATATGAGCCGAGGTTAACTGGTCCTGCATAAGGTTTGCCTTCGGTAGGATGTAATTCTTCATCTACATTATAAACTGGTACGTCTTTTATTCCTGAACGGTAAGGGCTCATTTCATAAATAACGGGAACTTTCACGCCCGGTTCTGTTTTTGGCCGCATTACCTTTATCGATACACGATCCTTTTTTCCATCTCGGTCACTATCAATCTCAGTTTCTACAAATATGTTTTCTACAATTGCCTCATCAAGAGAGTAAATTGGTTTTGTCATTCCATTTTCTAATTCAATTTTTGTCGTTTGAGCTAACATCTCTGGTATTTTCCCATTTAGCGGTAACGCCATTTTCTTTGAATTCTCTTCTTTCTGTTCTGCATGTACAGTCATACTAGAGATGCCCGATGTAAATGTTAGAGAAAATATTGCTGAAAGTGCAATTACAAACTGTTTTTTCTTCAAGTCCCTTCCCCCTTTATATTTTTCTATCACTCCTTTCACTATATAACAAAATAACAGAAAATTCAGTTTTTCAAGAGGTGAAAACTTGAGAAATTTGTAATTTTTTAATCTCTCTTATATAGCTCATAAGATTCCTCTAATCCTACATTATATTTCGTATTATTATCTGTCCAATCTTCTCCTAAATTCCCAGGCCATCCCGATGTATTGGCAACATAT
Coding sequences within it:
- a CDS encoding Xaa-Pro dipeptidyl-peptidase, whose translation is MKKKQFVIALSAIFSLTFTSGISSMTVHAEQKEENSKKMALPLNGKIPEMLAQTTKIELENGMTKPIYSLDEAIVENIFVETEIDSDRDGKKDRVSIKVMRPKTEPGVKVPVIYEMSPYRSGIKDVPVYNVDEELHPTEGKPYAGPVNLGSYGNYYVPRGYAVILGESIGTGKSDGCPTTGDEQEILGTKSVIDWANGRAKAYTEDGKEIKSDWSTGNVGMTGASYNGTLPNAVATTGVEGLKTIIPIAAISSWYDYYRANGAVIAPGGYQGEDTDNMAEAVLTRENPEICQKIIKELTDGQDRKTGDYNDFWDKRNYVKDAKNVKASVFVVHGLNDWNVKTKQFSEWWEALGENNVPRKMWLHQGGHGGTSSNNWQQTQNKWFDYWLYGIENGIMNEPMVDVQRENKTWQKLKNWPDPAASPSKIRMLLSNKAVDLPLRMGAGQQVSSLLDDAKIKSNQLVANPELESPNRLVYVMPKLEKEMRISGTPKITFKGNIDRPVSNLTALLVDYGGAKPEIVTRGWLDPQNLYGKEESTPIIPGKDYTFTWDMQPDDYVFQAGHQIGVVLIASDYDYTIRPKAGTKLTVKLSELTLPIVK